Proteins from a single region of Aquirhabdus parva:
- the rfbD gene encoding dTDP-4-dehydrorhamnose reductase: MKILLLGKNGQVGWELQRALSPLGELRAYDRSVANLDDPESLRELIREYAPHVIVNAAAYTAVDKAESDVDSAKRINALSVAVLAEESKRLDGLLIHYSTDYVFDGHKESPYVETDTTAPLSVYGQTKRDGEIAIATSGCKHLIFRTSWVFASRGGNFAKTMLRLAAERESLNVVADQFGAPTSAELIADVTALAIYRLHHDAALAEKASGIYHLVASGETSWHGYAQFVIAEAIKLGRSLKTTPTEVHPIPASAYPVPAARPHNSRLQTQKLQNLLGIKLPNWQYHVQRLIHELVQS, translated from the coding sequence TTGAAAATCCTTTTACTGGGTAAAAATGGGCAGGTCGGCTGGGAGCTTCAACGCGCCTTAAGCCCACTTGGAGAGCTACGTGCTTATGATCGTTCAGTTGCTAATTTGGATGATCCAGAATCGTTGCGTGAGCTCATTCGTGAATATGCACCGCATGTCATCGTCAATGCCGCCGCCTATACCGCGGTTGATAAAGCGGAAAGTGATGTGGACAGCGCGAAGCGGATTAATGCCCTTTCAGTTGCAGTCCTTGCTGAAGAAAGCAAACGCTTAGACGGTTTACTCATTCACTACTCGACAGACTATGTCTTTGATGGTCACAAAGAAAGTCCTTATGTTGAAACTGATACAACCGCACCATTAAGTGTTTATGGTCAAACGAAGCGCGATGGTGAAATTGCCATCGCAACCTCGGGTTGCAAGCACCTCATTTTTAGAACCAGTTGGGTCTTTGCTAGTCGCGGTGGCAATTTTGCCAAGACCATGCTTCGGCTCGCGGCGGAACGTGAAAGTCTGAATGTGGTGGCTGATCAATTTGGCGCTCCCACCAGTGCTGAACTCATTGCGGATGTCACAGCACTGGCGATTTATCGTCTGCACCATGATGCGGCATTGGCGGAGAAAGCCTCCGGCATCTACCATTTGGTCGCCTCTGGTGAGACCAGTTGGCATGGCTATGCACAATTCGTTATAGCAGAAGCTATTAAATTGGGACGCTCACTGAAAACAACACCAACAGAGGTGCATCCGATCCCCGCATCGGCCTATCCCGTACCGGCTGCACGCCCACACAACTCACGGCTACAAACTCAAAAACTACAAAACTTATTGGGCATCAAACTACCCAACTGGCAATATCATGTACAACGTTTGATCCATGAACTTGTTCAATC
- a CDS encoding glycosyltransferase family 2 protein, with amino-acid sequence MFDSDYETSSIAILMCTYNGEKYLEEQLQSFEKQSFKNWTLYISDDGSKDATFDILNSYKTKWQGLYGREKLIISHGPRQGFAQNFLSITSDSTIQANYYAYSDQDDIWLEDKLARAVNNLAKLDNNIPLLYSSRTKLINENHEDLGLSPLYTKPPSFKNALVQNIAGGNTMVFNENLRSIIVAGHSNSTIHFHDWWLYLVATASGGEVIYDQQPSLLYRQHSNNLIGSKSGIRENFNRLKRIFFGKFKSNTDQNIAALSDIKIYLTPSNFQILENYKEARKALLFKKIYLLIRLGIYRQTHIGQLSLMIAAIFNRI; translated from the coding sequence ATGTTCGATTCAGATTATGAAACTTCAAGCATCGCTATTTTGATGTGTACTTACAATGGGGAAAAATATCTTGAGGAACAGCTTCAGTCTTTTGAAAAACAATCTTTTAAAAACTGGACTCTTTATATTTCTGACGATGGTTCAAAAGATGCTACCTTTGACATTTTAAACAGTTACAAGACTAAGTGGCAGGGACTGTATGGAAGAGAAAAACTGATTATTTCCCATGGTCCTCGTCAAGGCTTTGCACAAAATTTCCTGTCCATTACATCGGACTCTACTATTCAAGCAAACTATTATGCTTATTCTGATCAAGATGATATTTGGTTAGAGGATAAATTGGCTCGAGCAGTCAATAATTTGGCCAAATTGGATAACAATATACCCTTACTTTATTCTAGCCGCACAAAACTCATTAATGAAAATCATGAAGACTTAGGACTTTCTCCTTTGTATACAAAACCACCATCATTCAAAAATGCACTTGTGCAAAATATTGCTGGAGGTAATACAATGGTCTTCAATGAAAATCTTCGATCAATAATCGTGGCCGGGCATAGTAACTCAACAATACATTTTCACGATTGGTGGCTTTACCTTGTTGCAACTGCGAGTGGTGGCGAAGTTATTTATGACCAGCAGCCGTCATTACTATATCGACAACACTCAAACAATCTCATAGGCTCAAAAAGTGGCATCCGTGAAAATTTCAATCGACTAAAGCGTATATTTTTTGGCAAATTTAAGAGTAATACTGATCAGAATATTGCTGCATTATCAGATATTAAAATATATTTAACCCCTAGTAACTTTCAAATTCTTGAGAATTATAAAGAGGCTCGTAAGGCTCTGCTCTTCAAAAAAATTTACTTATTAATCAGACTCGGAATTTATCGACAAACACATATCGGTCAATTAAGTTTAATGATTGCAGCAATTTTTAATCGTATTTAA
- the rfbB gene encoding dTDP-glucose 4,6-dehydratase — protein MAILVTGAAGFIGSNFVLDWIAHHDELVISLDKLTYAGNLANLASVASNPQHLFVQADIADTDIISELLSKHDVRAVLNFAAESHVDRSITGPEEFIQTNIVGTFKLLETVRTYWSALDEKPKAEFRFLHVSTDEVYGSLSKTDPAFSETNRYEPNSPYSASKAASDHLVRAYHHTYGLPVLTTNCSNNYGPYHFPEKLIPLCILNALSGKNLPIYGDGQQIRDWLYVTDHCSAIRRVLEAGTLGETYNVGGWNEKANLDVVNTLCSILDELKPRADGQPYKTQIVFVKDRAGHDRRYAIDATKLERELGWKPAETFETGIRKTVEWYLANQAWVSNVTSGAYRDWVSQQYQA, from the coding sequence ATGGCAATTTTGGTAACAGGCGCAGCAGGCTTTATTGGCAGTAACTTTGTTTTGGATTGGATTGCTCATCACGATGAGCTCGTAATCAGCTTGGACAAATTAACCTATGCAGGGAATCTTGCAAATTTAGCCTCGGTGGCATCCAACCCACAGCATCTTTTTGTGCAAGCAGATATCGCAGATACGGACATCATTAGCGAATTACTCTCCAAGCATGACGTCAGAGCCGTCCTCAATTTTGCAGCAGAAAGCCATGTTGATCGCTCCATTACTGGTCCTGAAGAATTTATCCAAACCAATATTGTCGGCACCTTCAAACTGCTTGAAACTGTGCGTACGTATTGGTCTGCGCTTGATGAAAAGCCTAAAGCAGAATTCCGCTTCCTGCATGTCTCCACGGATGAAGTCTACGGATCCTTAAGTAAAACTGATCCAGCATTCAGCGAGACCAACCGCTATGAACCCAATAGCCCGTACTCTGCAAGTAAGGCGGCATCAGATCACTTGGTTCGCGCATATCACCATACCTACGGTCTACCTGTACTAACGACTAACTGTTCAAACAATTATGGTCCATATCACTTCCCTGAAAAACTGATTCCATTGTGCATCTTAAACGCACTCAGCGGTAAAAACCTACCGATATACGGAGACGGACAACAAATTCGTGACTGGCTATACGTCACCGACCACTGCAGCGCAATCCGTCGTGTTTTAGAAGCCGGCACCTTGGGTGAAACATACAACGTAGGCGGCTGGAATGAAAAAGCCAACCTAGATGTCGTCAATACCTTATGCAGCATCCTAGATGAATTAAAGCCTCGCGCAGATGGCCAACCTTATAAAACCCAAATCGTCTTTGTCAAAGACCGTGCGGGACATGATCGTCGCTATGCCATAGATGCCACCAAACTTGAGCGTGAACTCGGCTGGAAACCGGCGGAGACCTTTGAAACAGGTATTCGTAAAACGGTTGAATGGTATCTCGCCAATCAAGCATGGGTGAGCAATGTCACCAGTGGTGCATATCGTGACTGGGTTAGTCAGCAATACCAAGCATGA